The following proteins are encoded in a genomic region of Catellatospora sp. TT07R-123:
- a CDS encoding Lrp/AsnC family transcriptional regulator, with product MPRGTVRRHPQLNHANHALLDETAKQIIEQLQEDGRRPYATIGRAVGLSEAAVRQRVQRLIDSGVMQIVAVTDPLQLGLGRQAMIGVKTTGDLDGISDRIASIEEVDYVVITAGSFDLLLEAVCRNDDHLLEILQEVRAVDGVIGAEVFVYLKLRKQTYSWGTA from the coding sequence GTGCCCCGCGGAACCGTCCGCCGCCACCCGCAGCTCAACCACGCCAACCACGCACTGCTCGACGAGACGGCAAAACAGATCATCGAGCAGTTGCAGGAGGACGGCCGACGCCCGTACGCGACCATCGGCCGGGCGGTCGGCCTGAGCGAGGCGGCGGTAAGACAGCGGGTGCAGCGGCTCATCGACTCGGGCGTCATGCAGATCGTCGCCGTCACCGATCCGCTCCAGCTCGGCCTCGGCCGCCAGGCCATGATCGGCGTCAAGACGACCGGTGACCTCGACGGGATCTCCGACCGGATCGCGTCGATCGAGGAGGTCGACTACGTGGTGATCACCGCGGGTTCGTTCGACCTGCTGCTGGAGGCGGTCTGCCGCAACGACGACCACCTGCTGGAGATCCTGCAGGAGGTGCGGGCGGTGGACGGGGTGATCGGCGCGGAGGTGTTCGTGTACCTGAAGCTGCGCAAGCAGACGTACTCCTGGGGCACCGCCTGA